taagaaaattattcaaatacATGTCGCTAGATTTAAATCTATTTTACCTGTTGAAATTGTAcctaaaaattattttcgcGTTTAATAGGGAGACATCACTTCTGTCTTGAGACAAAATGGTTTGACAACAGTGCTCGATTTAATGAGCAAAGCTAGTTTATCGAGGACTCTCGCTGGCCCTGGTATTTGCTTAATTGCTTAATGCATTctttaattacaatttttaaggaaatgttttaattGATGCTTTAAATGACAGAACTCACCATATGGGCTCCGACTAATGAAGCGTTCGCTGCTCTCGATTCCAAGACCATTAACGATGCAGAGTTATTGAAAGATATTCTTAACTATCACATCGTATCGTTCAAGAACGATCCCAAAGAAATTTCGTCCATTCAAACCGATCTGACTGTTCCCACTCTCCAGGGCGAGGTGGTTCGTATCAACATCTATCGTAAAAAAGGAgtttcatttgcttttaaaGAGGTTAGttaatattgaaaaaattcttatcTATTTAGTACCgattaaaaatgaatcttGACATTACAGACAGTGACCGTTAATGGAGCCCTCGTGTTGAAAACGATCAGGGCCAGCAACGGTATCGTTTACATCATCGATACGGTCCTAAATCCTAAAGATTTGGAACCGAAAAACACCCAAATGCAAGTTTTGAGATCCAATAAGGAATTCTCAATCATTTACAAGATGTTTGAAGATCTCGGCATTACACAAATCAGCGATAAATGTTAGTTTATTTCACCTTTTGCTAATTACAACTTTAACCTACCGTTGAATTTATTCCATTTAGATCGCCCAAAAACTTTTTTCGCTCCAACTAACGCTGCATTCGAGAAATTGCCACCAGGTGTGCTCGATTCTTTGTTTGCTAGTCAAGAAGAAATTGGCAAATTGATAAACACGCACACAGCTTCCGGTACTTACTACAGTCACGGGCTTGTATCCGGCCCTATCCCCGTCTTTTCGGGCAGCAACCTTGACCTTGACGTATCCCCTAGTAAGTTTCAAACATCTTTgttgtgaaaaatttaaactaatTTTGGTCCAATGCGGAATTAGGCGGTGTAACTattgaaaatgcaaaaatcatTGGTTTCGATTTGACCGAGACCGAAGGAGTTATTCACGTTATCGATGCAGTAATTCCAAACAAAGAAGAAGCTTCATTATGCCCAGCTGTTAAGCAACATTAAATACCCACCACACATGTTGAGTGTAAAGGTCCATATTTAAAATCAACAATGGGATCGCCTTGTTTAAACGTTTGCGTCTTCCATGGGTGGGTATTTGTAATACAATTCGGAATGCAGTGAAATATAATTGGTCGACAACCTATTTTATTAGTGCAATAGTGAAATCCTTTCTCATGACGTCTGTACGTGATAAAAAAGTCAAGAGGTAGAAAATTGCTTTACGAGATTTCGTTTCGGTGCTTGGGACAAAACCGTTGCGATGAACTTACACAACAACTGCGTCAACCTGTGAACTAATCCAAAGTGCGCAGCAATGCCTTAATCACATCTTATCTGTGACCAACTGTAACCTTCACATGACTGATCttacttttacatttttatctaatttaaagaacaaaaaaataagtttcagTCGGATCGTGACTCATTTCAAATCGATACAACTGCGTCCTTTCGATTGCATCTGTTGCGTCTGGCGCCGAAATCTAGATTGAATTAATTCTATCAAAAAGCAAAGGATGGCCAAACCCAGTCCGATGCCAAGAATGAGAAATGCACTCGTCAAATCGTATAGACGAATAGGCACTTGTTGGGCTGATGTTTTCTGCCGTCTACTGTCGAAACATTCGGCGGCTTTAGCCAAACCAGTTTGGTTATTCGCCCAAAACCGCGATATGCCACTTTCCCACAATTTAACTAATCTATTTTTAGATTACCGTGAAAATATTAATCAACGTACTACTGATAAAAAGAATTTACATTTTACCCATCGTTCAGCAATTTTGTGTTTGAACTGCCTTTCTTCGTCAGCCAGAAATAATATCCGTATGGCACGCGCAATGGTTTCGATACTTGAAAACGACAACGCCCGTCTTTCCTGTATTGTAACGCCACAAACCAGGTGTTGAACGTTTGAAtctaaaacaaatttgaaaaaattagtaaaatcCAATTTCCTAGGCCAAGCACAAAGAAATTACGTATACAAACCCTTTATTTTAGTAACTTACAAATGGATACGCGTATTTCCCAGTTTCCAgcattttattcaatttaaatGCATCGCCAACGATTTGATTACGATCCTGCCGAGCTTTATCTCCGAGCACCTTGTAAACTCCACTCACGGCATTCTGCAGACGCGCaataaaattgttaaagtCTCGCACTCATTTttgttaaaacatttaaactgACCAAAATTTGTATTCCCATCGTCATGTCGTGTCGAAGAACGATACCGGTTTCTTTATTCGAAGCCAAATCCTCGAGCGATTCTATCGGCGGCTTCATTTTCGGTACAGTTAATGATGAAATGACGATACCCGAATAAGAATTGACTAAAACCATAGCGCCTAACAGCCAGAATCCAGCCAAGACACGGAATGAATGACGGTCAAACGCTTCCCGACATCCTGTTGAACATTAGCACATTTAACGCacataaatttaaacaaaaacttgacTAGTTCATTACCTTGGTTAGTGAGAATATTAACTACGTAAATTAGGTTGGAACTAACGTaattagaaattttatttcgatCCGGTTTCATCATCGCACTATCCTCTTTCCTGTTTGTGATGGAAATGTCCTTGTAATTACTGAACGAGGGGTTCTTGTAGAACCAAGTAAACACGGCCATCACA
The window above is part of the Daphnia carinata strain CSIRO-1 chromosome 7, CSIRO_AGI_Dcar_HiC_V3, whole genome shotgun sequence genome. Proteins encoded here:
- the LOC130695571 gene encoding transforming growth factor-beta-induced protein ig-h3-like gives rise to the protein MKLLLVIASIALVLVPLISAYAHYPEYSRYSSRRSVDHDSPPADKSSDNTTGDITSVLRQNGLTTVLDLMSKASLSRTLAGPELTIWAPTNEAFAALDSKTINDAELLKDILNYHIVSFKNDPKEISSIQTDLTVPTLQGEVVRINIYRKKGVSFAFKETVTVNGALVLKTIRASNGIVYIIDTVLNPKDLEPKNTQMQVLRSNKEFSIIYKMFEDLGITQISDKYRPKTFFAPTNAAFEKLPPGVLDSLFASQEEIGKLINTHTASGTYYSHGLVSGPIPVFSGSNLDLDVSPSGVTIENAKIIGFDLTETEGVIHVIDAVIPNKEEASLCPAVKQH
- the LOC130695564 gene encoding ionotropic receptor 93a-like isoform X2, with translation MKFVAIHNPPFDIYIRGPNGTFTLSGVATNIVGWMSKYYNFKVTLVAVNESLVEKFGTNEAAYHQLTDDEAVDGIICGFGLTLDRMKRMGYTSSFVWVDGFSLVVPKPGEESRLFAFTGPFQPTVWLFILISLLFMVGVMAVFTWFYKNPSFSNYKDISITNRKEDSAMMKPDRNKISNYVSSNLIYVVNILTNQGCREAFDRHSFRVLAGFWLLGAMVLVNSYSGIVISSLTVPKMKPPIESLEDLASNKETGIVLRHDMTMGIQILNAVSGVYKVLGDKARQDRNQIVGDAFKLNKMLETGKYAYPFIQTFNTWFVALQYRKDGRCRFQVSKPLRVPYGYYFWLTKKGSSNTKLLNDGLVKLWESGISRFWANNQTGLAKAAECFDSRRQKTSAQQVPIRLYDLTSAFLILGIGLGLAILCFLIELIQSRFRRQTQQMQSKGRSCIDLK
- the LOC130695564 gene encoding ionotropic receptor 93a-like isoform X1; its protein translation is MILPSLASLVVFYAAPVNSVAPRANFGGVEMKFVAIHNPPFDIYIRGPNGTFTLSGVATNIVGWMSKYYNFKVTLVAVNESLVEKFGTNEAAYHQLTDDEAVDGIICGFGLTLDRMKRMGYTSSFVWVDGFSLVVPKPGEESRLFAFTGPFQPTVWLFILISLLFMVGVMAVFTWFYKNPSFSNYKDISITNRKEDSAMMKPDRNKISNYVSSNLIYVVNILTNQGCREAFDRHSFRVLAGFWLLGAMVLVNSYSGIVISSLTVPKMKPPIESLEDLASNKETGIVLRHDMTMGIQILNAVSGVYKVLGDKARQDRNQIVGDAFKLNKMLETGKYAYPFIQTFNTWFVALQYRKDGRCRFQVSKPLRVPYGYYFWLTKKGSSNTKLLNDGLVKLWESGISRFWANNQTGLAKAAECFDSRRQKTSAQQVPIRLYDLTSAFLILGIGLGLAILCFLIELIQSRFRRQTQQMQSKGRSCIDLK